Proteins encoded by one window of Fusarium graminearum PH-1 chromosome 1, whole genome shotgun sequence:
- a CDS encoding peptidyl-prolyl cis-trans isomerase H has translation MPPTKLPESGNPLVFFDITIGGEPLGRITFELFKDVVPKTAENFRQFCTGESKTPVGRPQGYKGSKFHRIIPNFMCQGGDFLNGDGTGSTCIWGFKSFEDENFTLKHDQPGLLSMANAGPNTNGSQFFITTVPTPFLDNKHVVFGKVFEGMDVVKKMEATKTGYRGKDMPNLDVVISQCGEM, from the exons ATGCCTCCTACAAAACTTCCCGAGTCCGGAAATCCCCT TGTGTTTTTCGACATCACCATTGGAG GTGAGCCCCTCGGTCGCATCACCTTTGAACTCTTCAAAGATGTCGTCCCCAAAACAGCAGAGAACTTTCGCCAGTTCTGCACCGGCGAGAGCAAGACCCCCGTAGGTCGTCCTCAGGGCTACAAGGGCTCCAAGTTCCACCGCATA ATTCCCAACTTTATGTGTCAAGGAGGTGACTTTCTCAACGGCGACGGCACTGGATCAACATGTATCTGGGGCTTCAAGTCtttcgaggatgagaactTTACGCTAAAGCATGACCAGCCTGGTCTTCTCTCCATGGCT AATGCTGGACCCAACACCAACGGATCTcagttcttcatcaccaccgTTCCCACACccttcctcgacaacaagcaCGTTGTCTTTGGCAAGGTCTTTGAAGGTATGGATgtggtcaagaagatggaggctACTAAGACCGGCTACCGCGGCAAGGATATGCCGAACCTTGACGTGGTCATCTCTCAGTGCGGTGAGATGTAG